From Deltaproteobacteria bacterium, one genomic window encodes:
- a CDS encoding lamin tail domain-containing protein, with protein MRRSLMAVGLSFGLLACGGTQSTAHTTGSHDAGGGSTSGTSACTTSSDCGANDLFCISGRCGSCRGVRPMQCPADTICDASGACVETSATTSGSGTSGSNGTAASSGSSGSTGASCTHRSECPGAEACLGSTCGAPQPDAGCASNDECVKAFICQAHVCVAGCSNNLDCHGTLAPVCEPGNPGQCGPCTTSTQCQTGEVCQAGQCVASAATSTSSSSSTTGRTGSTTTTTSTTTTGTSSSSSSSTTTTTGTSSSSGTSSSSSSSGTSSSSSGASTGTASTTGSSSSSSSSATSTAGTTGAGGTDLMFSEYLEGEANNKALELYNPTASAIALRGYEIRLSSNGVLAADGGVTATLAFQSDAGSLGSGATLVVCNAQFTTDAGVPCEVFSGVAGFNGDDTIVLAQGSTILDSIGDGTRPNAGYWGDSVTNTLNHDLRRACGASGRVDVASPFDPASSGWTAFVDTDFSDLGAHVCP; from the coding sequence ATGCGTCGGTCGTTGATGGCGGTTGGATTGAGCTTCGGGTTGTTGGCCTGCGGCGGCACACAGAGCACGGCGCACACCACGGGCTCGCACGATGCGGGCGGCGGCAGCACGAGCGGAACCAGCGCCTGCACCACCTCCAGCGACTGCGGCGCGAACGATCTGTTCTGCATCAGCGGACGCTGCGGGAGCTGTCGCGGCGTGCGGCCCATGCAGTGCCCGGCGGACACAATCTGCGACGCCTCCGGCGCCTGCGTGGAGACGAGCGCCACGACCTCCGGCAGCGGCACGAGCGGCAGCAACGGCACCGCTGCCAGCAGTGGAAGCTCAGGCTCGACCGGCGCGTCGTGTACCCATCGCTCCGAGTGCCCCGGCGCCGAGGCCTGCCTGGGCTCGACCTGCGGCGCGCCACAGCCCGACGCCGGCTGCGCGAGCAACGACGAGTGCGTGAAGGCCTTCATCTGCCAGGCCCACGTGTGCGTCGCCGGATGCAGCAACAACCTCGACTGCCACGGCACGCTGGCGCCCGTGTGCGAGCCCGGCAATCCGGGTCAATGCGGCCCCTGCACCACCAGCACCCAGTGCCAGACGGGCGAGGTCTGCCAGGCGGGTCAGTGTGTCGCGTCCGCGGCGACCAGCACGTCGTCGTCCAGCAGCACCACCGGCCGCACGGGCTCGACCACGACGACGACCAGCACCACCACGACCGGCACGTCGAGCAGCTCGAGCAGCAGCACCACCACCACGACCGGCACGTCGAGCAGCAGCGGCACGTCGAGCAGCAGCTCCAGCAGCGGCACGTCGTCCAGCTCGAGCGGCGCGTCCACCGGGACTGCGTCGACGACGGGAAGCTCCAGCAGCTCGAGCTCCAGCGCGACCTCCACCGCCGGCACCACGGGCGCGGGGGGAACGGACTTGATGTTCTCGGAGTACCTCGAGGGCGAGGCCAACAACAAAGCGCTCGAGCTCTACAACCCGACCGCGAGCGCGATCGCGTTGCGCGGTTACGAGATCCGGCTGTCGAGCAACGGCGTGCTCGCGGCGGACGGCGGCGTGACCGCGACGCTCGCCTTTCAATCCGACGCTGGCTCGCTCGGTTCCGGGGCCACGCTGGTGGTGTGCAACGCGCAGTTCACGACGGACGCGGGCGTGCCGTGCGAGGTCTTCTCGGGCGTCGCCGGATTCAATGGAGACGACACCATCGTGCTCGCACAGGGCTCGACGATCCTCGACTCCATCGGCGATGGCACGCGCCCGAACGCCGGCTACTGGGGCGACTCCGTCACCAACACGCTCAACCACGACCTCCGCCGCGCATGCGGTGCGTCGGGCCGCGTGGACGTGGCCTCGCCGTTCGATCCCGCGAGCTCAGGCTGGACCGCGTTCGTGGACACCGACTTCAGCGACCTCGGCGCGCACGTCTGCCCCTGA
- a CDS encoding serine/threonine protein kinase, with product MPENSTQNPVNGIDATLMSAGKADTVMSAQSTTLAQGRTTQARTTVLPSFDMGSLVHHEKSRYHLSEVLGRGGMGEVVLGRDQDIDREVALKYLHAELAGNAGIARFVEEIRTVGKLEHPNIVPIHDVGLDEQGRYFFVMKRLDGETLEQIIEKLRARDPSYEARFPFERRAELVIGILNALAFAHARGIVHRDVKPANVMVGKHGEVVLMDWGVAKMFGARETTAEGETSAPRPMETVAGSIIGTPMYMAPEQADGRHDLEDARTDLYSVTVLLHELMTLEHYLANRTELPDVLAGVKTQAISHRLADYTKYPPAPLGYLSVAVHGTQKEPAKRFQTAAEMVEAVGRARDGLGDVVCDLTATRRMVGEVGRFVDRHPGLSRAIGYPAVLAVIGSLAFTVFELAKLALH from the coding sequence ATGCCGGAGAACTCCACGCAGAACCCGGTGAACGGAATCGACGCCACCCTGATGTCCGCGGGCAAAGCGGACACCGTGATGTCCGCGCAGAGCACGACCCTTGCGCAAGGCCGCACCACGCAAGCGCGCACCACCGTGCTGCCCAGCTTCGACATGGGCTCGCTGGTGCACCACGAGAAGAGCCGCTACCACCTCAGCGAGGTGCTCGGCCGGGGCGGCATGGGCGAGGTGGTGCTCGGCCGCGACCAGGACATCGATCGCGAAGTCGCGCTGAAGTACCTGCACGCCGAGCTGGCGGGCAACGCGGGGATCGCGCGGTTCGTGGAGGAGATCCGCACCGTCGGCAAGCTGGAGCACCCCAACATCGTGCCCATCCACGACGTGGGCCTCGACGAGCAGGGCCGCTACTTCTTCGTGATGAAGCGCCTCGATGGCGAGACGCTGGAGCAGATCATCGAGAAGCTCCGCGCGCGCGATCCGAGCTACGAAGCGCGCTTTCCCTTCGAGCGCCGCGCCGAGCTGGTCATCGGCATCTTGAATGCGCTGGCGTTCGCGCACGCGCGGGGCATCGTCCACCGCGACGTGAAGCCGGCCAACGTGATGGTCGGCAAGCACGGCGAAGTGGTGCTCATGGACTGGGGCGTGGCCAAGATGTTCGGCGCGCGCGAGACGACGGCCGAAGGCGAGACGTCGGCGCCGCGGCCCATGGAGACGGTGGCCGGCTCGATCATCGGCACGCCCATGTACATGGCGCCGGAGCAGGCCGACGGCCGCCACGATCTCGAGGACGCGCGCACCGATCTCTACAGCGTGACCGTGCTGCTCCACGAGCTGATGACGCTGGAGCACTACCTGGCCAACCGCACCGAGCTTCCCGACGTGCTCGCCGGCGTGAAGACGCAGGCGATCTCGCATCGGCTCGCGGACTACACGAAGTATCCGCCGGCGCCGCTGGGGTACCTGAGCGTCGCGGTGCATGGCACGCAGAAGGAGCCCGCGAAGCGCTTCCAGACCGCGGCGGAGATGGTGGAAGCGGTCGGGCGCGCGCGCGACGGCCTCGGCGACGTGGTGTGCGATCTCACCGCCACCCGGCGCATGGTGGGCGAGGTGGGCCGCTTCGTGGACCGGCACCCAGGCCTCTCGCGCGCGATTGGATATCCGGCGGTGCTCGCGGTGATCGGCAGCCTCGCGTTCACGGTGTTCGAGCTGGCGAAGCTGGCGCTGCATTGA
- a CDS encoding FAD-dependent oxidoreductase — MTDDDQRAAREAQLFPKLSEGQLARLASHGTRHAVRSGDVAVEQGDPSPGMRVVLQGSLEILRPGPLRDDPVAVVRQGSFTGEVSALAGRPSMVRIRAQEDSELLVVDADSLRRLVRDDPELSDVLLRAFILRRVELLSRGLGDATLIGSRHSADTLRLQAFLTRNAQPYTYLDVERDPDVQTLLERFHVHVNDVPVMICRGTVVMRNPSDDDVAACLGFDAATHVERVRDLVVVGAGPGGLASAVYAASEGLDVLVVEGEAPGGQAGTSSRIENYLGFPTGISGQELAGRAFNQAQKFGADIIVARRAMRIDCGGDGLHALTLSSGKVVRARAVIIASGVRYRQLAVPGVERFEGLGLHHSATALEARLCAGEEVVVVGGANSAGQAAVFLAETSRHVHVLIRGEGLSSTMSRYLVRRIEENPKITLWERSEIVGLEGDGQLRQVRWRRANGAIESRGVSHVFLMIGADPNTDWLRGCVRLDEKGFVLTGSDIPPDDLVRDHWPLKRPPFLFETQRHRVFAVGDVRAGSVKRVAAAVGEGSACVQVVHRVLAE, encoded by the coding sequence ATGACCGACGACGACCAGCGCGCTGCCCGCGAGGCGCAGCTCTTCCCCAAGCTCTCCGAGGGGCAGCTGGCACGCCTGGCCTCGCACGGGACGCGGCACGCCGTGCGCTCAGGCGACGTGGCGGTGGAGCAGGGGGATCCGTCGCCGGGCATGCGCGTGGTGCTCCAAGGCTCGCTGGAGATCCTTCGACCGGGGCCGCTCCGCGACGATCCCGTGGCCGTGGTTCGACAGGGCTCTTTCACGGGCGAGGTGAGCGCGCTCGCCGGGCGGCCGAGCATGGTGCGCATCCGCGCCCAGGAGGACAGCGAGCTCCTGGTCGTGGACGCCGACTCGTTGCGCCGCCTCGTCCGCGACGACCCGGAGCTCAGCGACGTGCTCCTGCGCGCGTTCATCCTCCGCCGCGTGGAGCTGCTCTCGCGCGGGCTGGGCGACGCCACCCTCATCGGCTCGCGGCACTCCGCGGACACGCTCCGGCTCCAGGCGTTCCTCACCCGAAATGCGCAGCCGTACACGTACCTCGACGTCGAGCGCGATCCCGATGTCCAAACGCTGCTCGAGCGCTTCCACGTGCACGTGAACGACGTGCCGGTGATGATCTGTCGCGGCACCGTGGTGATGCGAAATCCCAGCGACGACGACGTCGCCGCGTGCCTGGGCTTCGATGCGGCCACGCACGTGGAGCGCGTGCGCGATCTGGTGGTCGTCGGCGCCGGGCCGGGCGGCCTGGCGTCGGCGGTGTACGCCGCGTCGGAGGGGCTCGACGTGCTCGTGGTCGAAGGCGAGGCGCCCGGCGGCCAGGCGGGCACCAGCTCGCGCATCGAGAACTACCTCGGCTTTCCCACCGGCATCTCCGGACAGGAGCTCGCGGGCCGCGCCTTCAACCAGGCCCAGAAGTTCGGCGCGGACATCATCGTGGCCCGCCGCGCGATGCGCATCGACTGCGGCGGCGACGGCCTCCACGCGCTCACCCTCTCGAGTGGGAAGGTGGTGCGCGCCCGCGCGGTGATCATCGCCAGCGGCGTGCGCTACCGGCAGCTCGCGGTGCCTGGGGTGGAGCGCTTCGAGGGGCTCGGGCTGCACCACAGCGCCACCGCGCTCGAGGCCAGGCTCTGCGCCGGCGAAGAGGTCGTCGTCGTGGGCGGCGCGAACTCCGCGGGCCAGGCCGCGGTCTTTCTCGCCGAGACGTCGCGGCATGTGCACGTGCTCATCCGCGGCGAGGGGCTCTCGTCGACGATGTCGCGGTACCTGGTGCGGCGCATCGAGGAGAACCCGAAGATCACCCTCTGGGAGCGCTCGGAGATCGTGGGCCTCGAGGGCGATGGCCAGCTTCGTCAGGTGCGCTGGCGAAGGGCGAACGGCGCCATCGAGTCGCGCGGGGTGAGCCACGTGTTCCTGATGATCGGCGCCGATCCGAACACCGATTGGCTGCGCGGCTGCGTGAGGCTGGACGAGAAGGGCTTCGTGCTCACCGGCAGCGACATTCCGCCCGACGATCTCGTGCGCGATCACTGGCCCTTGAAGCGGCCGCCGTTCCTCTTCGAGACCCAGCGCCACCGCGTGTTCGCGGTGGGCGACGTGCGCGCGGGGAGCGTGAAGCGCGTGGCGGCCGCGGTCGGAGAGGGCTCGGCGTGCGTGCAGGTGGTGCACCGCGTGCTCGCCGAGTGA
- a CDS encoding zinc ribbon domain-containing protein, with protein sequence MNPRVLKCPLCGAPLTFRAPFCAYCRNPVTWDRDVVIQRGTPFFELDFRQDKLPGWSASKPGKDGTKVFIEKADWQNYGTFEPKVRDACMVIRGVATDPHGHFGVRARISGEGDGHADYKLRVYPQTRSWKLEREIAWGKDIEIDVMVPWEHAPVIADVGQPNEVELRLADAVLQVSVNGQRLTTIFDAGFGFGALGWVVGSLDAPATVMLLSAAAYRAI encoded by the coding sequence GTGAACCCGCGCGTCCTCAAGTGTCCGCTCTGCGGCGCGCCGCTCACCTTCCGCGCGCCGTTCTGCGCCTACTGCCGAAACCCCGTCACCTGGGACCGCGACGTCGTCATCCAGCGCGGCACGCCGTTCTTCGAGCTCGACTTCCGCCAGGACAAGCTGCCCGGCTGGTCGGCGTCGAAGCCCGGCAAGGACGGGACGAAGGTGTTCATCGAGAAGGCCGACTGGCAGAACTACGGCACCTTCGAGCCCAAGGTCCGCGATGCGTGCATGGTCATCCGCGGCGTGGCCACCGATCCTCACGGCCACTTCGGCGTGCGCGCGCGCATCAGCGGCGAGGGCGACGGGCACGCGGACTACAAGCTGCGCGTCTATCCGCAGACCCGCTCGTGGAAGCTGGAGCGCGAGATCGCCTGGGGCAAGGACATCGAGATCGACGTGATGGTGCCGTGGGAGCACGCGCCGGTGATCGCCGACGTGGGCCAGCCGAATGAAGTCGAGCTGCGCCTCGCGGATGCAGTGCTGCAGGTGTCGGTGAACGGCCAGCGGCTGACCACCATCTTCGACGCAGGCTTCGGCTTCGGTGCGCTGGGTTGGGTGGTGGGCTCGCTCGACGCGCCGGCGACGGTGATGCTGCTGTCTGCAGCGGCGTATCGCGCGATCTGA
- a CDS encoding acyl-CoA dehydrogenase, producing MANPLLSDRDVDFLLYEVLDAQRLAQLPHFADHSRETFDSYLGNCRRFAREQLWPSYRALDEKPPQLLDGKVTVHPLLRTLLPQLRELGVISASQPVELGGAQLPLTIATAATLYLMAGNLSVYGYAGLTSGAAHLLSTFGDAALRARYLAPMLEGSWTGTMALTEPQAGSSLADVRSRATPHGDHFRISGQKIFISGGDHDLAENIIHMVLARIDGAPPGIKGVSLFLVPKFRAGANGLVANDVSVSGLIHKIGWRGLPSVALSLGEQGDCEGWLVGEPNRGISHMFQMMNEARIMVGANAVATASVAFHQSLAYARERPQGRGLTSKDAAKPQVPIIEHADVRRMLLRQKAIVEGGLALILSTAHFADLAEHAGDGETRARAQLLLDLLTPVAKSFPAEKGFESNALAVQIHGGYGYSSEYLPEAWLRDQKLNSIHEGTTGIQGMDLLGRKVVAQGGAALVALQEEVARTCERAEKACVDAAWISAIREAMERIGALTMELAQRGLGGDVDGMMRHSADYLELFSVFIIGWQWLELAAVAREGMRRSASEYYEGKLAAAQYWIRTELPRLEPLIALCRENEDSYARMKPEWF from the coding sequence ATGGCCAACCCGCTCCTCAGCGACCGCGACGTCGACTTCCTGCTCTACGAAGTCCTCGACGCCCAGCGCCTGGCGCAGCTCCCGCACTTCGCCGACCACAGCCGCGAGACGTTCGACTCGTACCTGGGCAACTGCCGCCGCTTCGCGCGCGAGCAGCTCTGGCCCAGCTACCGCGCGCTCGACGAGAAGCCGCCGCAGCTCCTGGACGGTAAGGTCACGGTGCATCCGCTGCTGCGCACGCTGTTGCCGCAGCTCCGCGAGCTCGGCGTGATCTCCGCGTCGCAGCCGGTGGAGCTCGGCGGTGCGCAGCTGCCGCTCACGATCGCCACGGCGGCGACGCTCTATCTGATGGCCGGAAACCTCTCGGTCTACGGCTACGCGGGGCTGACCAGCGGCGCGGCGCACTTGCTCTCGACGTTCGGCGACGCGGCGTTGCGCGCGCGCTACCTGGCGCCGATGCTCGAGGGCTCGTGGACGGGGACGATGGCGCTCACCGAGCCGCAAGCGGGCTCGAGCCTGGCCGACGTGCGCAGCCGCGCCACGCCGCACGGCGATCACTTCCGCATCTCGGGCCAGAAGATCTTCATCTCCGGCGGCGACCACGACCTCGCCGAGAACATCATCCACATGGTGCTCGCGCGCATCGACGGCGCGCCGCCGGGAATCAAGGGCGTGAGCCTCTTCCTGGTGCCCAAGTTCCGCGCGGGCGCGAACGGGCTCGTGGCCAACGACGTCAGCGTGTCGGGCCTGATTCACAAGATCGGCTGGCGCGGCTTGCCCAGCGTGGCCTTGAGCCTGGGCGAGCAGGGCGACTGCGAGGGCTGGCTGGTGGGCGAGCCGAACCGCGGCATCTCGCACATGTTCCAGATGATGAACGAGGCGCGGATCATGGTTGGCGCCAACGCGGTGGCCACGGCGTCGGTCGCGTTTCATCAGAGCCTCGCGTACGCGCGCGAGCGTCCACAGGGCCGCGGGCTGACCAGCAAGGACGCCGCCAAGCCGCAGGTGCCGATCATCGAGCACGCCGACGTGCGCCGGATGCTGCTGCGTCAGAAGGCGATCGTCGAAGGCGGACTCGCGTTGATCCTCTCGACGGCGCACTTCGCAGATCTCGCGGAGCACGCGGGCGACGGCGAGACGCGCGCGCGTGCACAGTTGCTGCTCGACTTGCTCACGCCGGTGGCCAAGAGCTTTCCTGCGGAGAAGGGCTTCGAGTCGAACGCGCTCGCGGTGCAGATCCACGGCGGCTACGGCTACTCGAGCGAGTACCTGCCAGAAGCGTGGCTGCGCGACCAGAAGCTCAACTCGATCCACGAAGGCACCACCGGCATCCAGGGGATGGATCTCCTGGGTCGAAAGGTCGTGGCCCAGGGCGGCGCAGCGTTGGTGGCGCTGCAGGAAGAGGTCGCGCGGACGTGCGAGCGCGCGGAGAAAGCGTGCGTCGACGCGGCGTGGATTTCGGCGATTCGCGAGGCGATGGAACGCATCGGCGCGCTCACCATGGAGCTCGCGCAGCGCGGCCTCGGCGGCGACGTCGACGGGATGATGCGGCACTCCGCCGACTACCTCGAGCTCTTCAGCGTCTTCATCATCGGCTGGCAGTGGCTGGAGCTCGCGGCGGTGGCGCGCGAAGGGATGCGGCGAAGTGCCTCGGAGTACTACGAGGGGAAACTGGCCGCCGCGCAGTACTGGATTCGAACCGAGCTGCCGCGGTTGGAGCCGCTCATCGCGCTCTGCCGCGAGAACGAAGACAGCTATGCGCGCATGAAGCCCGAGTGGTTCTGA
- a CDS encoding amidase, translating to MGWNDVFAATALEQAALIRARSISSEELTRAYLERIERMNPRLNAFVSLFQRRALAAARSKDAALRRGEDLPTFHGVPTAIKDLNVVRWSRTRMGSRGMIPLILPIDDRTTAAVRRGGFVILGKTATSELGAMPVTEPDTHAPTRNPWNLGHSPGGSSGGAAAAVAARLLPIAQGSDGGGSIRGPSSFCHLFGIKPSRGRVPNAFAQPDKEVIYTSGPIARGVEDAAAMLDVLAGLDVGRPHWATPPVQPYRASSMKTPPRLKVRFVTRSPLGQTDPEIAEAVERAARVLEGLGHAVEPGTLPECTLEEFLPVWQHLIASVPLIRWSLAQPITRWLVEGGQALPRGLAKERRRALEARFLSAFGDADLWLTPTTPVAAPAIGAFANRPPAEAFADAARIGAFTAAFNVTGQPATNVPLGLNRAGLPMGLQIAGRPFADDVVLSVSRQLELAMPWAARVAPLG from the coding sequence ATGGGCTGGAATGACGTCTTCGCCGCCACCGCGCTCGAGCAGGCCGCGCTCATCCGCGCCAGGTCGATCTCCAGCGAAGAGCTGACGCGCGCGTACCTCGAGCGCATCGAGCGGATGAACCCGAGGCTCAACGCCTTCGTTTCTCTCTTCCAGCGGCGCGCGCTCGCCGCCGCGAGATCCAAGGACGCCGCGCTCCGCCGCGGAGAGGACCTGCCCACGTTCCACGGTGTGCCCACCGCCATCAAGGACCTGAACGTGGTGCGCTGGTCGCGCACGCGCATGGGCTCGCGCGGGATGATCCCGCTCATTCTTCCCATCGACGACCGCACCACGGCGGCGGTGCGTCGCGGCGGCTTCGTCATTCTGGGCAAGACGGCGACCTCGGAGCTGGGCGCGATGCCCGTCACCGAGCCGGACACGCACGCGCCCACCCGCAATCCTTGGAACCTGGGCCACAGCCCGGGCGGGTCGAGCGGCGGCGCGGCGGCAGCGGTCGCGGCGCGCCTCTTGCCCATCGCGCAGGGCTCCGACGGCGGCGGCTCCATTCGCGGGCCGTCGTCGTTCTGCCACCTCTTCGGGATCAAGCCCTCGCGCGGCCGCGTACCCAACGCCTTCGCCCAGCCGGACAAGGAGGTCATCTACACCAGCGGTCCCATCGCCCGCGGGGTGGAGGACGCGGCGGCGATGCTCGACGTCCTCGCGGGCCTCGACGTGGGCCGGCCCCACTGGGCCACGCCTCCCGTGCAGCCGTACCGCGCTTCTTCGATGAAGACGCCGCCGCGCTTGAAGGTCCGCTTCGTCACGCGCTCGCCCCTCGGCCAGACCGATCCCGAGATCGCCGAGGCCGTGGAGCGCGCCGCCCGGGTGCTCGAGGGGCTGGGTCACGCGGTGGAGCCGGGCACGCTCCCCGAGTGCACGCTCGAGGAGTTCTTGCCCGTGTGGCAGCACTTGATCGCGAGCGTCCCGCTGATTCGCTGGTCGCTCGCGCAGCCCATCACCCGCTGGCTGGTCGAGGGAGGCCAGGCCTTGCCGCGCGGGCTGGCGAAGGAGCGGCGGCGCGCGCTCGAGGCCCGCTTCCTCTCCGCGTTCGGGGATGCGGACCTCTGGCTCACGCCGACGACGCCGGTGGCCGCGCCAGCGATCGGGGCCTTCGCGAATCGACCGCCGGCAGAGGCCTTCGCCGACGCCGCGCGCATCGGCGCCTTCACCGCGGCGTTCAACGTCACCGGCCAGCCGGCGACGAACGTGCCGCTCGGGCTGAACCGCGCGGGCTTGCCCATGGGGCTGCAGATCGCCGGGCGGCCGTTCGCCGACGACGTGGTGCTCTCCGTCTCGCGGCAGCTCGAGCTGGCGATGCCCTGGGCCGCGCGGGTGGCGCCGCTGGGCTGA
- a CDS encoding collagen-like protein, with protein sequence MRILRGLVIASLMLAATAASADVPQRMTYVGHLLDAQGNPVNGSVNFTFDIWANSTGGALPLWSDSFAVTVVDGNYSVDLGTTAGDPFPTNLFDGTERYLEIWVNGGALSPRQPVESVPYAIMARDVNGGTVNAIGLEINGVQVIDSNGNWVGPSTGLRGPTGPTGPAGANGAVGPTGPAGANGPTGPTGPTGPTGAIGPTGPTGPAGANGAAGATGPTGPTGANGATGPTGPAGATGATGPTGATGPTGATGATGPTGPTGPTGPTGPLPNVATSAGLSGTGSSSSPLAVTFGGNGSATTVSRSDHTHANATTSVSGFESSADVTRLGNIVSGATAIPRGPSLVDFYNDLTRWSVISPGGTATISIDSSTHAEGPNSFKFVNTTSSAATYTYGDLLPVDASSGSYTVKFEGLLPNGTIFSFGLAAYDGSGTYLGLVSATTGGFGSWVPYSEDFSASSNQTYNQFPSNTVYMRPFVTVPANSTSYIDALQVVPQSGAIGVFDDATSTAVAIGAGNGVSYVPCVNGFTGVDGTSPAELGTVMQSGLTFSFDSINDKIRLRYYYDVSGTVASTARFSELVLSYFNGTGLTTIRTMKFPGYTDSTGKNFSGSGEVVLTGQSLSAYLTDAFVIEVKDVGPASETRTYAYRNFSIEKLR encoded by the coding sequence ATGAGAATCTTGCGCGGACTCGTGATCGCCAGCCTGATGCTCGCCGCGACGGCCGCCTCGGCCGACGTGCCCCAGCGCATGACCTACGTGGGCCACCTGCTCGACGCGCAGGGCAACCCGGTCAACGGCTCGGTGAACTTCACCTTCGACATCTGGGCCAACTCCACCGGCGGCGCGCTGCCCTTGTGGAGCGACAGCTTCGCGGTGACAGTCGTCGACGGAAACTACTCGGTCGATCTCGGTACCACCGCGGGCGATCCGTTCCCCACGAACCTCTTCGACGGCACCGAGCGCTACCTGGAGATCTGGGTGAACGGCGGCGCGCTCAGCCCGCGCCAGCCCGTCGAGTCCGTGCCCTACGCGATCATGGCCCGCGACGTGAACGGCGGCACCGTGAACGCCATCGGCCTGGAGATCAACGGCGTCCAGGTGATCGACTCGAACGGAAACTGGGTCGGCCCGAGCACGGGCTTGCGCGGTCCAACGGGCCCCACGGGTCCTGCGGGTGCGAACGGCGCCGTCGGCCCCACCGGCCCTGCGGGCGCGAATGGTCCTACGGGTCCGACTGGCCCGACGGGTCCCACGGGCGCGATCGGTCCCACGGGTCCGACGGGTCCCGCTGGCGCGAATGGCGCTGCGGGTGCGACCGGCCCCACCGGTCCCACCGGCGCGAACGGCGCGACCGGTCCCACGGGTCCTGCCGGTGCGACAGGCGCGACCGGTCCCACCGGCGCGACCGGTCCCACCGGCGCCACGGGCGCTACCGGCCCGACCGGCCCCACGGGTCCGACCGGCCCGACCGGCCCGCTCCCGAACGTCGCCACCAGCGCGGGCCTCAGCGGCACCGGCTCGTCGTCGAGCCCGCTCGCGGTGACCTTCGGCGGCAACGGCAGCGCGACCACGGTCTCGCGCAGCGATCACACGCACGCGAATGCGACCACGAGCGTGAGCGGCTTCGAGAGCTCCGCCGACGTAACGCGGCTCGGCAACATCGTTTCAGGCGCGACCGCGATCCCGCGCGGCCCCAGCCTCGTGGACTTCTACAATGACCTCACGCGGTGGTCGGTGATCAGCCCTGGCGGCACGGCCACCATCTCCATCGATTCGAGCACGCATGCCGAAGGCCCGAACTCGTTCAAGTTCGTGAACACCACCTCGAGCGCTGCGACCTATACGTACGGCGACTTGCTCCCCGTCGACGCCAGCTCCGGCAGCTACACCGTGAAGTTCGAGGGCCTCCTTCCCAACGGCACGATCTTCAGCTTCGGTCTCGCCGCGTACGACGGCTCTGGGACCTACCTTGGCCTGGTTTCGGCAACCACCGGTGGCTTCGGCTCCTGGGTGCCGTATTCGGAGGATTTCAGCGCGAGTTCGAACCAGACCTACAATCAATTCCCCTCGAACACGGTCTACATGCGGCCCTTCGTGACCGTGCCCGCCAACAGCACCTCGTACATCGACGCGCTCCAGGTCGTGCCGCAGAGCGGGGCGATCGGCGTGTTCGACGATGCCACCAGCACCGCAGTGGCCATTGGGGCGGGGAATGGCGTGAGCTACGTGCCCTGCGTGAATGGCTTCACGGGTGTCGACGGGACTTCGCCCGCAGAGCTCGGCACGGTCATGCAGTCAGGTCTTACCTTCTCCTTCGACTCCATCAACGACAAGATCCGGCTGCGCTACTACTACGACGTGTCGGGCACCGTGGCCTCGACGGCTCGGTTCAGCGAGCTGGTGCTCTCGTACTTCAACGGCACGGGCCTGACCACGATCCGCACCATGAAGTTCCCTGGCTACACCGACAGCACGGGGAAGAACTTCAGCGGCTCGGGTGAGGTCGTGCTCACGGGCCAGTCGCTTTCGGCGTACCTGACCGACGCGTTCGTCATCGAGGTCAAGGACGTGGGCCCCGCCAGCGAGACGCGCACGTACGCGTACCGCAACTTCTCGATCGAGAAGCTGCGATAG